The window CAGGGCGAAGGCCAGGCCCGTGGCCAGGCTGGTCTTGCCCACGCCGCCCTTGCCGCTGGCCACGCAGATCACCCGCGTGGGCGGCTGGCCCGGGGCCAGGGGGACGATTCTCACGACGCCTCCCCGCCCGGATCACGCCCCAGGGCGGCGGCGATGTCGTCCAGCAGGGCGTCGATCTGGAAGGGCTTGCGCACGCAGCGGAACACGCCCAGGCGCAGGGCCTTGTCGATTTCCTCGGGCCCGGCCATGCCCGTGAGCACGATGACCGGGGTGGCGCCGATGCGCTCGCGGGCGCGCTCCAGCAGCGAGAGCCCGTCGCGCAGGGGCATGCGGATGTCCACCAGCAGCAGGCTGAAGCGCTCGCGCTCCAGCAGCACCAGGCCCTGCTCGCCGTCCTCGGCGGTGCGCACGGCGTAGCCCCGGGCTTCCAGGGATTCGCGCAGGATGTCGCGGATATGCCGCTCGTCGTCCACCACCAGGATGGTGTCGCGCTCGGGGCGGCCCTGGGCCGCGGCGCGGGCCGCCTGCGGGGCCGGGCAGGACAGGGGCAGCAGCACCGTGACCTGCGTGCCGCTGCCGGGCACGCTGCGGAAGCGGATGTCGCCGCCGTGGGCCTGCACGATGCCGTAGGACGTGGACAGCCCCAGGCCTGTGCCCCGGCCCTGCTCCTTGGTGGTGAAGAAGGGGTCGAAGATCTTGTCCAGATTTTCTACAGGGATGCCGACGCCGTTGTCGGAGATTGTGAGGAAGGCGTGGGCGCCCTGGACCCCGGTGGCCACGGTGATGCGCCCGCGCTCCCGGGGCTGGGCCCGGTCGGCCACGGCGTGCTCGGCGTTGATGAGCAGGTTGAGCGCCACCTGTTCGAGCTGGCCGCCGTCGGCGGTCACGGGGGGCAGGTCCGGCGCCAGTTCGGTCACGAGGTCGATTTCCTGTTTGCCCAGGCCGCCGGCCACCAGGGCCATGGCCCGCTCGGCCACGCCGTTCAGGGCCAGGGGTTCCATGTGCGGCGGCGCAGGCCGGGCGAAATCCATGAGGTTGGTCAGGATGGTGGTGATGCGCTCGATCTGGGCCATCATCTGCCGGAAGTCCGCGCGGGTCTTCTCGTCGGGCGCGCGCAGCTCCAGGAGCTGGGCCCGGGCGTAGATGATGGCCAGGGGGTTGTTGATCTCGTGGGCGGCCCCGGCGGCCAGCTGGCCCACGGCGGCCAGGCGCTCGGCCTGGAGCAGCTTGTGGTTCATGCGCCGCAGCCGCCCCAGGGCCGAGGACAGGCGCTCGGCGCGCTCCTCCAGCCGCTCGTGCAGTTCCAGGCGGTTCAGGGCCGCGCTGGCCAGGTCCGCGAGCTGGATGAACCCGGCGCGCTCCTCGGCGGGCAGGCGCACGGAGCGCGCATCGCCCGGGGCGAAGGCCACCTCGCCCAGGAAGCCGCCCTCGGCCAGCAGCGGCAGGATCAGCCAGGGCGGCGCGCAGAGCATATGCGAGGCCTCGTCGGGCATCTCGGCGGGGATGCGCGTGAGGTATCCGGTCAGCACCGGGCGCAGCTCCTGCGGCGGGGCGTCCGGTCCGTGGCCGAACACGGGGGCCAGGTTCTTGTCCAGCCCGCAGCGGAAGGGCCGCGCGGCGCCCTCGTCCCAGGCCAGGCCGTTCAGGGTTCCGGCCCCGGAGTCCACGTGGTAGGCGAAGCCGCGCGGAGCGCCCAGGCGCGCGGGGAACACCCGCGCCAGGGTGTCGAGCACGGCCCCGGGGGCCTGGGCCCGGGCCATCTCCTGCCCGGCGGCGGTCACGGCGGTGAGCACCCGGTTGGCCCGGCGCAGGCGGCGGCGCTGGTCGTCCAGGTCGGCGTTGATGCCCGCCAGGCGCGCGTTGGCCCGTTGCAGGGCCTCGAAATAGAAGCCCGCCGCGTCGCCGTCCAGGTCGAAGGCGGCGGCGCGCTGGGCGTAGGCCTCGCCGATGCGCGCCTTGACCTGCTCCAGGGCCGCGCCCGGGATGCCCAGCAGCCCGGCCAGGGCCTCGGGGTCCGCCCCGGCGGCCACGGGCGCGTCGCACATCACCTCGTGGGCCAGCAGGTCGGCCAGGCCGACCAGGGCGGGCAGCCGCCCCTCGCGGCCCAGCCCGGCCAGGGCCTCGGGCGACTGGTGGTGCAGCCAGGCCACGTCCACCAGGGCGCGCGGCATGTCCCACTGCACCAGCAGCCACTTGCCCACCAGGGTGTGCTCGGGGCCCGGGGCCTCCAGGGCCAGCAGGGGCGCCTCGCCCGCGCGGCAGCGCCGCACCAGGGGCTCGTAGTGCGCGGGCCGGGCCGCCAGCAGGACCATCTGCCCGCAGTCGTGGACCAGCCCGGCGGTGAAGGCCGCGCCCTTGGCCTCGGGCATGGCCGTTTCGGCCAGCATCTGGGCCGTGACGGCGCAGGTCAGGGAGTGTTTCCACAGGTGGGTCAGCAGCGGGTCGCCGCCGCGCGCGTGCCCGGCGAAGAGGCTGTCGCGGATGAGCACCGAGAGCAGGGCGTTGCGCAGGGTCTCGAAGCCCAGGGTGCGCACGGCCTGGTCCAGGCTTTCGACCTTGCCCCGGTAGCCGTAGGCCAGGGTGTTGGCCATGCGCAGCACCTTCAGGGCCAGGGAGGCGTCGGTCTCGATGAGCCGGGCGGCGTCGTTGAAGTCCGCGTCCTGCCCGGCGACCATGGACAGGACCTTGCCCGCCACGGCGGGCGGCGCGGGCAGCTGCTCGATGTGCCGGACGATCTCTCTGGCTTCGGGCTGGGCCCCGGCGTCGGGTTCGGTGTGCATCGCGCGTCCTTTGGGTGGCGGCGGGTCTGCCGTCTCGGGTCTGCATACGTCACTTGCGGGCAAAAGGCAAAGCCCGCGCCCGGCGTGGCGGCCCGCAAATGGCGGGCCGCCGCCCGGCTGGACAAGAATCGATGACGTGGATTACACAAGCCGCACGGCAGCTTCCGCCGCCGTGCGGCCTTTGCCCCGCCGGGGCCGTGTGCACGCTTTGCAGGCATGGACGCCGGGAACCCGATGCACGACAAGACGATCCTGCTCGTTGACGACGAAGCCGCGCTGCTCGAAGTCAACCGCGAGGCCCTGCTGGGGCTGGGCTGCGCGGTCAAGACGGCGGGCAACGGCGCGCAGGCCCTGGAGATCCTCGACCAGGGCGGGGTGGATCTGGTGGTGACCGACCTGCGCATGCCCCGCCTGGGCGGGCGCGAGATGCTCGAAGAGATGCGCGCCCGGGGCTGCGACGCCGAGGTCATCTTCCTCACCGGCTACGGCTCGGTGGAAAGCGCGGTGCGCTGCATCCAGCTCGGGGCTGCCGACTACCTGCTCAAGCCCTTCGGCATCCGCGAACTTCAGGACAAGGTGGCCAAGGTGCTGCGCGAGCGCGAGCTGCGCCAGGCCGAGCAGCGCCGTGGTCCCCAGGGCGATGCCCCCGACCCCCGGGGCCTGGACCTGGTCCTGGATTTCAGCCAGGCCCTGCGCCGCCAGCGCGACGTGCGCTCGGTGGTCAAGGAGTTCCTGGTCCAGCTGCGCGAGACCTTCCACCCCGACGCCATGAGCCTGTTCTTCACCGAGGGCGCGCGCGCCGATCTGGGCCGCGACGTACACTGGGGCCCGTTGCTGCGCGACAACCGCCGCGTGCGCGACTGGTTCTGCGCCGTGGCCGCCCGGCTCATGGAGCGGCGTGGCCCCAGGCTCTTCGAGTCCCTGGCCGTGCGCAGCGGCGGCGGCAAGACCGCCGTGTCGGCCATGTTCGCCCCCATCATCGACGGCCAGCGGCTGCTGGGCATGGTGCTGGTGTTGCGCGAGCACGAGGTCGGGCCCTACTCCCTGCCCTCGCTCCAGCTGTTGTCCGTGTTCGCCGCCCACGCGGCCTCGGCCCTGGACAGCGTGGCCGTGCAGTGCCGCCTGCAGGACATGAACCTGGAGATCATCACCTCGCACGTGCGCTCGGTGGAAGCCAAGGACGTGTACACCAAGGGCCACTCCGAGCGCGTGGGCGCCTATGCGGCCATGCTCGGGCGCGAGGTGGGCCTGGGCCCGGCGGACCTGGAGCTGCTCTCCTTCGCCGGGGTGCTGCACGACGTGGGCAAGATCGGCGTGCCCGACCGCATCCTCAACAAGCGCGGCCCGCTCACCGCAGCCGAGTTCGAGGTCATGCGCCAGCACCCGGTGCTGGGGCGCGATATCCTGGCCGACCTGCGCTCCCTGCAGGGCGTGTTGCCCATCGTCTACCACCACCACGAGTGGGTCAACGGCCAGGGCTACCCCGACGGCCTGGCCGGGGAGGCCATTCCCTTCCTGGCGCGCATCGTCAGCGTGGTGGACGGCTACGAAGCCATGACCTCCGACCGCGCCTACCAGGACGCGCGCAGCCCCAAGGAAGCCCTGGACATCCTGCGCCGTGGCGCGGGCCTGCAGTGGGACGAACGCCTGGTGGAGGCCTGGTGCCGCATCGTGGCCACCCGCGACCTGGCGCGCGTCGCCGCCCAGACGGCCCTGTCCGTGACCCTGCCCCTGGCCTGAGCGGGCAGCGCGGCAGGGCGCCCGACGCACGAGGGCCGGGAGGCGTGATGCCTCCCGGCCCTCGCGTCGTCTGACGGGCGCGGGCCCCGCGCCGGGGGTCACTGCGACGAGGGCTCGAAGCGCTGCATGGCCTCGGCCAACTCCTGGCTCAGGGAGGCCAGGGCGCCCACGGCGTTGATGGCCTCGGGGTCGGCGGCGAGCCTGCGCGAAACCCAGGCCGCAATGTCGAGCACCTCGCCTTCGGAAATGCTCAGTCCGCTGGCGGGGATGCTGCCGCGCAGCAGCTCGCGGCGCAGGGCCTCGCGCTCGGTGATCCCGGCCTTGATCTCCAGGGAGATGGCGTCCAGCTCCTGCTCGGGCGCGCCCGTGGCCTCGCGGTCGGCGTAGCGGGCGTAGGCCGCGTTGACCCGGCGCGCGACCTGGAAGTAGCGGTCCATGAGCTGCACCAGCTCCGGGCGGCTGGCGTAGGTCTGGAAGGTCCGGCCGATGTCGCGCGTGCGCGCGGCGTAGAGGTCGAACATCTCGCGCACCTGGGCCGGGGTCAGGGGCCGCTCGGCGAACCCGCCGGAGGTGGCGAACTGGCGGGTCTGCCCCGCTCCGGCCCGGGCCATGGCGCGCAGCAGGTCCTCGGCCAGCAGGTCGTAGGCCAGGCGCAGCACGATGGGCGACATCAGGTGGTCCAGGGCCTGCCTGCGGCCCGCCTGGGGGTTGGCGTGGTCCACGTCCAGCCCGTGCAGTTCCACGCCGTAGCGCATGTTGACCTTGCGGAAGGTGGCCGTGGTCAGGCCCGAGGAGCCGAGGTTCTCGCTGCTGCCTCCGGGCTGGTAGGCGGCGGCCAGGTAGGCGGCGAGGTCCTCGATGAAGTCCAGGGTCAGCACCTTGTCCGTGCGCGGGGCGGCGGCCTGCATGGTCACCGAGGGCGTGGGCTCGGGCCCGGGGTCCGGCGGCACGGGCGCGGCGGCCTCGGGCTGCGCGGGCAGGGGCGCGGGGGCCGAGGGCGGCAGGCTGGGCTCGGGCCGGGCCGAGTGCTCCTCCAGCTGTTCCTTGGCGGGGAGCTGTATCTCCATGCCGTTGTTCTTCATGTAGAAATAGCCAGCAACGGCTGCGGCGGCCAGCACCAGCAGCACGGCCAGGGCCTTGCCCGCGCCGCCTCCGGGCGCGCTCTTGGGGGGGGTGTCGTAGTCGCTCACAGGGTCCTCCGGGCCGGGGCGCAGGCCCCGGGCAGGTGTCGTGCAGGGGGGGTCATGTTTCGTCGTCCGGCCTGCCGGCCCGCCGGGCGAACTCGCGGCGCAGGCGGGCCAGCACCGTGTCGTAGCCCTGCGGGGCGTGGGGCAGGGTGCAGCCGGTGCAGTCCTTCACGCCGCCGCGAAAGGCCGGGGTGCCGTCGCAGTCCTCAAGCCAGTAGAGCGGGCAGAAGCAGAACAGGCAGTTGAACTGCGTCTCGTCGTCCACCTCGTGGCAGGGGAAATAGGCGCAGGCCGTGTTGCGGAAGAAGCGGTGGCTGTTTTCAGGCATCGCCGCTCCCGGCGCCCGGGGCGCTGTCTGCTGCGTCCGCGCCCTGTTGCGCTGCGTCGGCGCAGGCGTCCGGCCCGGCGCAGCGGCGGGCGAACTGGGCCAGGGTCATGTTGTGCGGGCTGGTCTTGGCCGAGGCCACCAGCCCGGCGAACACCGGGTCCAGCGCTGCCAGCCGGGGCCCCAGGGCCCGGGGCCCGGCGCCCTGGCGGTAGCGCGACAGGGCCAGCATCACGTCCACCATGCGCACCGAGTCCGGCGGGCGCGCCAGGGTGTAGGCGCCCTCGGGGTGCGCCCCGGCCACGCGCAGCACGATGCCCGCCCGGGCCAGCATGTGCATCACATCGCCCACCAGGCGCACCGGGGCGTCGAGCTGGCGGGCCAGCTCTTCGTTGCCCGGGCGCGGGCCGCCCTGCATGAAGGCGCGGGTGAGCAGGGCCAGGGCCAGGGCGGCCAGCTTCTGGCGGTCGTCGTGGCTGTAGGCGTCCAGGGTCGCCTCGCGCTGGTAGGTGCCGCTGTTCTGCACGGCGAAGCTGATCTGCGCGCCCAGCAGCACGATGGCCCAGCTCACGAACAGCCAGATGAGCAGCAGCGGCACCTGGGCGAAGCTGCCGTAGATGGCGTTGTAGTTGCGAAACGAGGCCTGGTAGGTGATGTAGCCCCACTGCACCGCCTGCCACAGGCTGCCCGCCAGCACCGCCCCCGCAGCCGCCGCGCCGAAGCGCACCCGGGTGTTGGGGATGAAGGTGTAGACGAAGAGCAGGGCCAGCCAGGTGCTGATGTAGGGCAGGGCCTTGAGCAGCCCCAGCCAGGCCGTGTGCAGCACCGAGACGTCCAGCAGCGTGCGGACCACGGTGGAGCTTTCCAGCGAGGCCGTGGCGCTGATGGCGATGAGGATGAGCAGCGGGCAGACCAGGATCACCGTCAGGTAGTCCGAGAACTTGCGCCACAGGGTGCGCTGGGACTTGAGGCCCCAGATGCTGTTCAGGGATTTCTCGATGCTGCCCAGCAGCGAGACCACGGTGACGAAGAGCAGGCCCACGCCCACGGCGCCCAGGGTGCCGACGTTGGTGTTGTTGATGTAGCCGACGATGGCGGCCACGGTCTCCTCGCGCCCGGCGGTGACCTGCATGAGCAGGTTGTGGATGAAGTCGGAATTCTGGATGCCGAAGCCCTTGGAGATGGAAAAGGCCACGGCCAGCAGCGGCACCAGGGACAGGGCCGTGGTGAAGGCCAGGGCCGAGGCCCACAGCAGGCATTGGTCGGCCACGAAGCCGTGCCCGACCATGGCCGCCCAGCGCGCGGCGCGCAGGGCCAGGGCCCGGGCGGCGGCCCGGCGGCCCGGCGCGCCGGGCGGCGCTTGGTGTGGCGGCGTCGGCTTCATGGCGCGCTCCTTGCCGGGCTCAGGCCAGGCCCGTCTCGGCGGCCACCGTGGCCATGGCCGGGATGGCCAGCAGGAAGAAGTCGTCCAGGGTCAGGCCCAGGCGCTCGCATTCGCGGATGCGCTCGCGGCTGACGGCGGCGGCGAAGGCTTTGTCCTTCATCTTCTTTTTTAGGCTCTTGGGCTCCATGCCCTGCATGCGCGTGGGCCGCACCAGGGCGGCGGCGCTGATGAGCCCGGTGGCGCTTTCGGCGGCGCGCAGGGCGAAGTCGAAGGGGCTGGCCGCGGCCACGCCGGTGCATTCCTCGTTGTGGGCGACGATGGCGCGCAGGGCGTCGTCGGGCATCCGCCCGGTGAGCAGGGCGGCGGCCTCCAGGCCGTGGCGGGCGGGAGTGTCGCGGGTGGCGGGGTAGTCCAGGTCGTGCAGCAGGCCGGTGACGCCCCACAGTTCGGGGTCGTGACCCAGGCGCAGGGCCAGGGCGCGCATGATGGCCTCGGTCTGCACGGCGTGGTGAACCAGGTGCGGTTCGGGGCCTTGGGCTTTGACCAGCGCCAGCGCCTCGTCGCGGGTGAGCATCCGGAGTGTCCTCCCTGCTGGGGGTTGCGGGTTGCGGCCAGTATAAGCATCGCCGGGAAAAGGGCAAATGCTTTGCGTTCCGGGGCCCTGGCGGCGGGGCACGCTTCTTGCTCATCCCCCTGCGGCGCGGGCGTCCCTGTCGGGAACCCGACGCCGCAACCGCAGCCGGATACGGAACGAGCGATGGCCGTGAACCCCCTGCATTTCACCCAGCCCGTGGCGGGCATCAGCGAAACACTGGACCGTTCGGGCGCCGGATTTGGCGGCGCCGGATTGCCCGGGGCCGGTGCCCAGGCCCTGCCTGGCGCGGCCCTGCGTTTTGCCGGGGCCCTGCGCCAGGCCCTGGAGAGCGGCGGGCCCGAGGCCCTGGACCAGATGGCCCAGGCGGGCATGGGCGCGCAGTTCATGACGCTCATGGAGGGCGGCGAGGGCGCCGGGCAGGCCCAGGGCCTTTCGGACATGCACGCGCTGCTCGACGCCCTGGAGGGCACGGGCCAGGGCGACGGCGCGGGCTTTGCGGGGCTTTCCGGCGGCACCGTTCCCGGCGGCAAAGGGGTGCAGGCCCTGATCCGCGCCCTGAGCGCGGGCGGGCTGTCGCCCGTGGCCGGAACCCAGGACGCGGCGGCGGCCCCCGGCCCCTGGGGCGCCCAGGGCCCGGAGCGCGCCGACGGTCTGCGCCGGGTGGGCGCCAGCCAGGGCCCGGCGGGCGGGCTGG is drawn from Desulfocurvus vexinensis DSM 17965 and contains these coding sequences:
- a CDS encoding HDOD domain-containing protein, giving the protein MHTEPDAGAQPEAREIVRHIEQLPAPPAVAGKVLSMVAGQDADFNDAARLIETDASLALKVLRMANTLAYGYRGKVESLDQAVRTLGFETLRNALLSVLIRDSLFAGHARGGDPLLTHLWKHSLTCAVTAQMLAETAMPEAKGAAFTAGLVHDCGQMVLLAARPAHYEPLVRRCRAGEAPLLALEAPGPEHTLVGKWLLVQWDMPRALVDVAWLHHQSPEALAGLGREGRLPALVGLADLLAHEVMCDAPVAAGADPEALAGLLGIPGAALEQVKARIGEAYAQRAAAFDLDGDAAGFYFEALQRANARLAGINADLDDQRRRLRRANRVLTAVTAAGQEMARAQAPGAVLDTLARVFPARLGAPRGFAYHVDSGAGTLNGLAWDEGAARPFRCGLDKNLAPVFGHGPDAPPQELRPVLTGYLTRIPAEMPDEASHMLCAPPWLILPLLAEGGFLGEVAFAPGDARSVRLPAEERAGFIQLADLASAALNRLELHERLEERAERLSSALGRLRRMNHKLLQAERLAAVGQLAAGAAHEINNPLAIIYARAQLLELRAPDEKTRADFRQMMAQIERITTILTNLMDFARPAPPHMEPLALNGVAERAMALVAGGLGKQEIDLVTELAPDLPPVTADGGQLEQVALNLLINAEHAVADRAQPRERGRITVATGVQGAHAFLTISDNGVGIPVENLDKIFDPFFTTKEQGRGTGLGLSTSYGIVQAHGGDIRFRSVPGSGTQVTVLLPLSCPAPQAARAAAQGRPERDTILVVDDERHIRDILRESLEARGYAVRTAEDGEQGLVLLERERFSLLLVDIRMPLRDGLSLLERARERIGATPVIVLTGMAGPEEIDKALRLGVFRCVRKPFQIDALLDDIAAALGRDPGGEAS
- a CDS encoding HD domain-containing phosphohydrolase codes for the protein MDAGNPMHDKTILLVDDEAALLEVNREALLGLGCAVKTAGNGAQALEILDQGGVDLVVTDLRMPRLGGREMLEEMRARGCDAEVIFLTGYGSVESAVRCIQLGAADYLLKPFGIRELQDKVAKVLRERELRQAEQRRGPQGDAPDPRGLDLVLDFSQALRRQRDVRSVVKEFLVQLRETFHPDAMSLFFTEGARADLGRDVHWGPLLRDNRRVRDWFCAVAARLMERRGPRLFESLAVRSGGGKTAVSAMFAPIIDGQRLLGMVLVLREHEVGPYSLPSLQLLSVFAAHAASALDSVAVQCRLQDMNLEIITSHVRSVEAKDVYTKGHSERVGAYAAMLGREVGLGPADLELLSFAGVLHDVGKIGVPDRILNKRGPLTAAEFEVMRQHPVLGRDILADLRSLQGVLPIVYHHHEWVNGQGYPDGLAGEAIPFLARIVSVVDGYEAMTSDRAYQDARSPKEALDILRRGAGLQWDERLVEAWCRIVATRDLARVAAQTALSVTLPLA
- a CDS encoding cysteine-rich small domain-containing protein, with the translated sequence MPENSHRFFRNTACAYFPCHEVDDETQFNCLFCFCPLYWLEDCDGTPAFRGGVKDCTGCTLPHAPQGYDTVLARLRREFARRAGRPDDET
- a CDS encoding YhjD/YihY/BrkB family envelope integrity protein codes for the protein MKPTPPHQAPPGAPGRRAAARALALRAARWAAMVGHGFVADQCLLWASALAFTTALSLVPLLAVAFSISKGFGIQNSDFIHNLLMQVTAGREETVAAIVGYINNTNVGTLGAVGVGLLFVTVVSLLGSIEKSLNSIWGLKSQRTLWRKFSDYLTVILVCPLLILIAISATASLESSTVVRTLLDVSVLHTAWLGLLKALPYISTWLALLFVYTFIPNTRVRFGAAAAGAVLAGSLWQAVQWGYITYQASFRNYNAIYGSFAQVPLLLIWLFVSWAIVLLGAQISFAVQNSGTYQREATLDAYSHDDRQKLAALALALLTRAFMQGGPRPGNEELARQLDAPVRLVGDVMHMLARAGIVLRVAGAHPEGAYTLARPPDSVRMVDVMLALSRYRQGAGPRALGPRLAALDPVFAGLVASAKTSPHNMTLAQFARRCAGPDACADAAQQGADAADSAPGAGSGDA
- a CDS encoding HDIG domain-containing metalloprotein produces the protein MLTRDEALALVKAQGPEPHLVHHAVQTEAIMRALALRLGHDPELWGVTGLLHDLDYPATRDTPARHGLEAAALLTGRMPDDALRAIVAHNEECTGVAAASPFDFALRAAESATGLISAAALVRPTRMQGMEPKSLKKKMKDKAFAAAVSRERIRECERLGLTLDDFFLLAIPAMATVAAETGLA